Proteins from one Cellulosilyticum lentocellum DSM 5427 genomic window:
- a CDS encoding threonine aldolase family protein: MYSFKNDYSEGAHENILKAMVNSNLEQTSGYGEDTYTEIAKKLLKEKIEDGTADIHFFVGGTQVNLTAISAFLRPHEAAVAAEIGHINVHETGAIEATGHKVVAMKAQDGKLTPALIEEALDRHTDEHMVKPKLVYISNSTEIGTHYNLKELEGLSEFCKAHGLILFMDGARLGSALTAHDNEITLADCARLTDAFYIGGTKNGALMGEALVITKEELKADFRFHIKQKGALLAKGRLLAIQFIELFKEDLFFDLAAHANQMANQLAEGIRAAGYSFLTESVTNQVFPIFPDVLLEQLKEEFDFSFWERKDETHTVIRLVTSWATKPEEVERFIAFINQ; this comes from the coding sequence ATGTATAGTTTTAAAAATGACTATAGTGAAGGTGCTCACGAAAACATATTAAAAGCAATGGTAAACTCTAACTTAGAACAAACGTCAGGTTATGGAGAAGATACTTATACAGAAATAGCCAAAAAGCTATTAAAAGAAAAAATAGAAGATGGCACAGCCGATATTCACTTTTTTGTAGGTGGAACACAGGTTAACTTAACCGCCATTTCAGCTTTTTTAAGACCTCATGAGGCAGCTGTTGCTGCAGAAATAGGGCATATTAATGTTCATGAAACAGGAGCGATTGAAGCTACAGGCCATAAGGTAGTAGCAATGAAAGCTCAAGATGGAAAATTAACACCTGCACTTATAGAAGAGGCTTTAGATAGACATACAGATGAGCATATGGTAAAACCCAAGCTCGTGTATATTTCTAATTCAACAGAGATTGGTACACATTATAACTTAAAAGAATTAGAAGGACTTAGTGAGTTTTGTAAGGCACATGGCCTCATTTTATTTATGGATGGTGCACGATTAGGTTCTGCTTTAACAGCCCATGACAATGAAATCACCTTAGCAGATTGTGCAAGATTAACGGATGCTTTTTATATTGGTGGTACTAAAAATGGTGCATTAATGGGTGAGGCTTTAGTGATTACTAAAGAAGAGCTTAAAGCTGATTTTAGATTCCATATTAAACAAAAAGGAGCACTACTTGCTAAGGGAAGATTATTAGCCATTCAATTTATTGAGTTATTTAAAGAAGACCTATTCTTTGACTTAGCTGCCCATGCTAATCAAATGGCTAACCAATTAGCTGAAGGTATAAGAGCGGCAGGTTATAGCTTCTTAACAGAGTCAGTAACAAATCAAGTATTTCCCATTTTTCCAGATGTGCTTTTAGAGCAGCTTAAAGAGGAATTTGATTTTTCTTTCTGGGAGAGAAAAGACGAAACACATACGGTTATACGTCTAGTAACTTCATGGGCTACTAAGCCAGAAGAAGTAGAACGCTTTATAGCTTTTATTAATCAATAA
- a CDS encoding HD domain-containing protein translates to MISLTEANQIFKEACELNKGDWIEHSQNVANLARKIAIKSGLNSEKAYILGLLHDIGRRNGIVQARHAIEGYKYMVDRCEEVARICLTHTFQYKNVMGIYDTWDCAKEEIEMVKDYLEHITYDDYDKLIQFCDAVSLVKGYCIAEQKMVSSVLKFGFKETTIAKWQSILLLKSYWDSKVSENVYDYFNE, encoded by the coding sequence ATGATAAGTTTAACTGAAGCTAATCAAATTTTTAAGGAAGCTTGCGAGTTGAATAAAGGTGATTGGATAGAACATTCCCAGAATGTTGCTAATCTAGCAAGAAAAATAGCTATAAAATCTGGTTTGAATTCAGAAAAAGCCTATATTTTAGGTCTACTTCATGATATTGGAAGAAGAAATGGAATAGTGCAAGCAAGACATGCCATTGAAGGGTATAAATACATGGTGGATAGATGTGAAGAGGTAGCTAGGATTTGCTTAACCCATACCTTTCAATACAAAAATGTGATGGGTATATATGATACATGGGATTGTGCGAAGGAAGAGATAGAAATGGTTAAAGATTACCTAGAGCATATTACATACGATGATTATGACAAGCTTATTCAATTTTGTGATGCAGTTTCTCTAGTTAAGGGATATTGTATTGCTGAACAAAAGATGGTTAGCTCTGTTCTCAAATTTGGATTTAAAGAAACCACTATAGCAAAGTGGCAATCTATACTGTTACTAAAATCCTATTGGGATAGTAAGGTAAGTGAAAATGTATATGATTACTTTAACGAGTAA
- a CDS encoding HAMP domain-containing protein, producing the protein MTVSLRTKVTAMTSCIIVAVFLLTGIVYYESIHSYATHSVYKQALGISQVGQAMINGDALQRIEQLKDKENQDYKEVKGVLTTLGHLIERGDIFAINTYEQNLVYLSDSVKENFVLSYERLPKERFISVLNKLKIGEPFYFKDYYDEYNKNILCGVLMPIFNSDQQLVGMVGYKIERDLFYLDLYLVRWLIILSTVVSALVCIVLNYFSFKRVLRPVDKLMNTMNKVAKGDFKIEADVNRKDEIGKINRNLTESCERISQMFEHITISSTSLKMIAERILETSKRGLVALEEITNSTREISLISYEQVDKRESAKLAITYLEEDIRIVMAEVDKEKKECKVSEEFIEQMATHISTIKQKIYELDHVFEIIDKHTVNLAAVTERQMAVSEGFTAMAESLNHESESLNKSVSRVKV; encoded by the coding sequence TTGACAGTATCTTTGAGAACAAAAGTAACGGCAATGACTTCATGTATTATTGTAGCCGTTTTCTTATTGACTGGAATTGTTTATTATGAAAGTATTCACAGCTATGCTACACATAGTGTATATAAACAAGCTTTAGGTATTAGCCAAGTAGGGCAAGCCATGATAAATGGTGATGCTCTTCAAAGAATTGAACAATTAAAGGATAAAGAAAATCAGGATTATAAGGAAGTTAAGGGTGTTTTAACAACATTAGGACACTTAATAGAGAGGGGAGATATATTTGCTATAAATACCTATGAACAAAATCTTGTTTATTTATCTGATAGCGTAAAAGAGAATTTTGTATTAAGTTATGAGCGTTTACCAAAAGAAAGATTTATAAGCGTGTTAAATAAATTAAAAATAGGAGAACCTTTCTATTTTAAAGACTATTATGATGAATATAATAAAAATATACTATGTGGCGTTTTAATGCCAATATTTAATTCCGATCAACAGCTAGTGGGGATGGTAGGCTATAAAATAGAAAGAGATCTCTTTTATTTAGATTTATATTTGGTTAGATGGCTCATTATATTAAGTACAGTAGTGTCTGCATTGGTTTGTATAGTACTAAACTATTTTAGCTTTAAAAGGGTATTGAGACCTGTTGATAAGCTAATGAATACTATGAACAAGGTAGCTAAAGGTGATTTTAAAATAGAAGCAGATGTCAATAGGAAAGATGAGATAGGCAAAATTAATAGAAACCTAACTGAAAGTTGTGAACGTATTAGCCAGATGTTTGAGCATATTACTATTTCATCTACTAGCTTAAAAATGATTGCAGAAAGAATCTTAGAAACTTCCAAGAGGGGGTTAGTTGCTTTGGAAGAGATTACAAATTCAACTAGAGAAATTTCTCTTATTTCATATGAACAAGTAGATAAACGAGAAAGTGCTAAATTGGCTATTACCTATTTAGAGGAAGATATAAGAATTGTTATGGCTGAAGTAGATAAGGAAAAGAAAGAATGCAAAGTGAGTGAGGAATTTATTGAACAAATGGCTACTCATATAAGTACAATTAAGCAAAAAATATATGAGTTAGACCATGTGTTTGAGATTATTGATAAGCATACCGTTAATCTAGCAGCTGTTACAGAAAGACAAATGGCTGTATCAGAGGGATTTACAGCTATGGCAGAAAGTTTAAATCATGAATCAGAAAGCTTGAATAAAAGTGTATCGCGGGTAAAAGTGTAA
- a CDS encoding M23 family metallopeptidase, producing MKQFKKVSCILLMLLVCSTVVQAEEITPVVTNDQTTVYRDTSEMKLDYIQIPGFLVSPLQQKGEVLAPFNQSRIGYFHQGIDIRAAEGTPIFASADGTVTKAAPDSKGVTKGGGHMIFIDYGNGVEARYMHLSAYGVKAGDHVKAGDIIGFTGNTGDSSAPHLHFEYYIGGQAIDPAFIFEASGIIGDEVVVPISQKNNEESFLVIQG from the coding sequence ATGAAGCAGTTTAAAAAAGTAAGTTGTATTTTATTGATGCTTCTAGTATGTAGTACAGTGGTGCAAGCAGAAGAGATAACACCAGTAGTGACTAACGACCAAACAACTGTATATAGAGATACAAGTGAAATGAAGTTAGATTATATACAGATACCGGGCTTTCTAGTAAGTCCTCTCCAACAAAAAGGAGAGGTACTAGCACCTTTTAATCAATCTAGGATTGGCTATTTTCATCAAGGAATAGATATTAGAGCAGCTGAAGGAACCCCTATTTTTGCAAGTGCTGATGGCACAGTGACTAAAGCAGCACCTGATTCAAAGGGTGTCACTAAAGGCGGCGGACATATGATTTTTATTGATTATGGCAATGGTGTAGAAGCAAGGTATATGCATTTAAGTGCCTATGGGGTAAAAGCAGGTGATCATGTAAAAGCTGGTGATATTATTGGTTTCACAGGAAACACCGGTGACAGTAGTGCACCACATTTGCATTTTGAATACTACATTGGTGGACAGGCTATCGATCCTGCTTTTATTTTTGAAGCAAGTGGCATTATTGGAGATGAAGTAGTAGTGCCTATCAGTCAGAAAAACAATGAAGAAAGCTTTTTGGTTATTCAGGGATAA
- a CDS encoding protein kinase family protein: MDKYYKPGEQINGYSITEMLAEGRYGIVYLAESHESKKYIIKQLKKNMLRETKEKLFYEEVLLKKLDSPCFPKFIGKFNLPNAKGYILEYMEGQVFEDLLMEDGHQFTKKEIYEIAFKMLDIIAILQKNNIVHRDIRPPNVILTDSNELILIDFGLARYIDNKKYVKKMDYWYLGDFLIHLYYTSYYFDETEEERPWYEELDLTEKEKVFLQRLLEIKESYVELDEIRSDLKELEESFL; the protein is encoded by the coding sequence ATGGATAAATATTATAAACCCGGAGAACAAATAAATGGATACTCTATTACTGAGATGTTGGCTGAAGGGCGATATGGCATAGTTTATCTAGCTGAAAGTCATGAGTCCAAAAAATATATTATTAAACAACTCAAAAAAAATATGCTTAGGGAAACAAAAGAAAAATTATTTTACGAGGAAGTACTATTAAAAAAATTAGACTCCCCTTGTTTTCCTAAGTTTATAGGAAAATTTAATCTTCCTAATGCAAAAGGCTATATATTAGAATATATGGAAGGTCAAGTTTTTGAAGATTTACTCATGGAAGATGGCCATCAGTTTACCAAAAAAGAAATCTATGAAATTGCCTTTAAAATGTTAGACATTATTGCCATACTACAAAAAAACAATATTGTTCACCGTGATATTAGACCTCCCAATGTTATCTTAACAGATAGTAATGAACTCATATTAATAGATTTTGGATTAGCTCGCTATATAGACAATAAAAAATATGTAAAAAAAATGGATTACTGGTATCTAGGGGATTTTTTAATTCATTTATATTACACCTCCTATTATTTTGATGAAACCGAAGAAGAAAGACCTTGGTACGAAGAACTGGACTTAACAGAAAAAGAAAAGGTATTTCTTCAGCGACTATTGGAGATTAAAGAAAGCTATGTAGAACTTGACGAGATAAGAAGTGATCTCAAAGAACTCGAAGAAAGCTTCTTATAG
- a CDS encoding putative ABC transporter permease has translation MKTFFKYFTLFSLGGLLYMMIEILFSGSTHWTMGILGGLCFLLIGLINSTFSYDFSLIKQMAMSAILITALEFVAGVILNLGLHLAIWDYSHLPFNILGQVCLPFSFIWFFLSLPAIFLDDFIRWQLFGEGKPHYKLF, from the coding sequence ATGAAAACTTTTTTTAAATATTTTACCCTATTTAGTCTAGGTGGACTCTTATATATGATGATTGAAATCCTTTTTAGTGGAAGTACTCACTGGACTATGGGCATTTTAGGAGGCCTTTGCTTCCTTCTAATTGGCCTTATTAATAGCACCTTTAGTTATGATTTTTCCTTAATTAAACAAATGGCCATGTCTGCCATTCTTATTACTGCCTTAGAATTTGTAGCTGGAGTCATTCTCAACTTAGGCCTACATCTTGCTATTTGGGATTATAGCCATCTTCCTTTTAACATATTAGGTCAAGTCTGCTTGCCCTTTAGCTTTATATGGTTCTTTTTATCCTTGCCTGCTATTTTTCTAGATGATTTTATTCGCTGGCAGCTTTTTGGAGAAGGGAAACCTCATTATAAATTATTTTAA
- a CDS encoding flavodoxin family protein, whose translation MNIVIINGSSRKNGATAKILKEISNVLNTYSNMNIQLIHLSDIKMEFCNGCYSCYKTGTCFIQDDVEQIIELISKADGTIIGTPTYESNISGQLKVLADRGHFVFEQLLHQQYALTVTTFENYGGGAASRILNNLMTYSGATLSASIKKKILFNENPLDAVTKKKLQREVRRFYLDIEKRKIHPFQWVKQKIIFEMGIKQFVYKKAAKYTGIFDGVFKHWENKQINFKHIQ comes from the coding sequence ATGAATATTGTTATTATTAATGGAAGTAGTAGAAAAAATGGTGCTACAGCAAAAATATTAAAAGAGATATCAAATGTATTAAATACATATAGTAACATGAATATTCAGTTGATACATTTGTCGGATATAAAGATGGAATTTTGTAATGGATGTTATTCTTGCTACAAGACGGGAACATGTTTTATTCAAGACGATGTTGAGCAGATCATAGAGCTTATTTCAAAAGCCGATGGCACCATAATAGGAACGCCAACTTATGAAAGTAATATATCAGGACAACTAAAGGTGCTAGCAGATAGAGGACATTTTGTTTTTGAACAGTTGTTACATCAGCAATATGCATTGACAGTCACCACATTTGAAAATTATGGTGGAGGAGCAGCTTCAAGAATTTTAAATAATCTAATGACCTACTCAGGAGCAACATTAAGTGCAAGTATCAAGAAAAAAATCCTTTTTAATGAAAACCCTTTAGATGCAGTAACAAAGAAGAAATTACAGAGGGAAGTGAGAAGATTTTACCTAGATATAGAAAAAAGGAAAATACATCCTTTTCAATGGGTAAAGCAGAAAATAATATTTGAAATGGGTATTAAGCAATTTGTATATAAAAAAGCAGCAAAATATACAGGAATATTTGATGGTGTATTTAAGCATTGGGAAAATAAGCAAATTAATTTTAAACATATACAATAA
- a CDS encoding DUF4358 domain-containing protein — translation MKINKKLLAVIMTLVIGSAALTGCGQKTEQPSVTPTESPAVDEVTPTETPVVDENTGGVAGEEVTGETDPTPAQETYFVAVDGIEMPAGMAMDSTMFADTYGIDTSLLNSYYVQMPMMNVHATEVAVFELKDAKDADKVMAGIEKRQKALVDQWKSYLPEQLELVENYKTAQKDNMILFVISPEADQIVQKFESAK, via the coding sequence ATGAAAATAAACAAAAAACTTTTAGCAGTAATCATGACATTAGTAATTGGAAGTGCAGCTTTAACAGGTTGTGGGCAAAAAACAGAACAACCATCAGTAACGCCAACTGAATCGCCAGCAGTAGATGAAGTTACACCAACTGAAACACCAGTGGTAGATGAGAATACAGGCGGAGTGGCAGGAGAAGAAGTGACAGGAGAAACAGATCCAACACCAGCCCAAGAAACTTATTTTGTAGCAGTTGATGGTATTGAAATGCCAGCAGGAATGGCTATGGATAGCACTATGTTTGCTGATACTTATGGTATTGATACAAGCTTATTAAACAGCTATTATGTACAAATGCCAATGATGAATGTACATGCAACAGAGGTTGCTGTATTTGAATTAAAGGATGCTAAAGATGCTGATAAAGTAATGGCTGGTATAGAAAAAAGACAAAAAGCTTTAGTAGATCAATGGAAAAGTTACTTACCAGAACAGCTTGAATTAGTTGAGAACTATAAAACGGCACAAAAAGATAATATGATCTTATTTGTTATTAGTCCAGAAGCAGATCAAATTGTACAAAAATTTGAATCAGCAAAATAA
- a CDS encoding peroxiredoxin, whose protein sequence is MLTEGMVAPDFTLMGSDQKEHRLSDYLGKKVILYFYPKDNTPGCSREAEAFRDHFNAFADANTIILGISRDTLASHDKFIAKYNLPFVLLSDSNEEVCKLYDVLKEKNMYGRISMGIERSTFMIDEKGILTKIYRKVKVAGHVEAVACELGL, encoded by the coding sequence ATTTTAACAGAAGGTATGGTTGCTCCTGATTTTACTTTAATGGGTTCGGACCAAAAGGAGCATCGTTTAAGTGATTATTTAGGTAAAAAAGTTATTTTGTATTTTTATCCTAAGGATAATACACCAGGTTGTTCCAGAGAAGCGGAAGCTTTTCGTGACCACTTTAATGCCTTTGCTGATGCAAATACTATTATTTTAGGTATAAGCCGTGACACCCTTGCTTCTCATGATAAATTCATTGCTAAATACAATCTTCCTTTCGTGCTTCTTTCGGACAGCAATGAAGAGGTATGTAAACTTTATGATGTACTTAAAGAAAAAAATATGTATGGACGCATAAGTATGGGTATTGAAAGAAGTACTTTTATGATTGATGAAAAGGGAATTCTTACCAAAATTTATCGTAAAGTAAAGGTAGCAGGTCATGTGGAAGCTGTTGCTTGTGAGTTAGGACTATAA
- a CDS encoding VanW family protein: MIKNKIYILKLLVLQLLCGGLAIIISGILGFSSIFAQYDVRLYKNISINNIDIGNQTAEEAITVVNEYYLNPILDKQLILTLGDTRLQLSLGDLLIDTNLTAIIQEALHYPNQLSFLDKTALLEGEAPKNFEISLNFDEQKLQTAAINLITSQTVDSKDAAIHITPSGDIKLTPHVATISFDKTALLEKLHHYLMDYKQLADITTIDMNSFISTSNPDITTEVLKTVDTLVTSYHTRFTPGTGNATNIIVCAATINNTLLMPGETFSFNGIVGNTTLDKGYTYAPVIANYQMVQGVGGGVCQVSSTLYNAILQIGLLPTERLPHSRPSSYVPMGLDATINWDSIDFKFTNTLEYPLYIVAYTKDNELCIDLYSNHSLLDTTYVLKSEVYKVIPSPVRYKKDSSLPKGTRSLVSSGYKGYKVKTIRETYNKEQLTESLIISWDTYAAAPTIYKTGN; the protein is encoded by the coding sequence ATGATAAAAAATAAAATTTACATACTTAAACTTCTTGTTTTGCAACTTCTTTGTGGTGGATTAGCTATTATTATAAGTGGTATCCTAGGTTTTTCTTCTATTTTTGCACAGTACGATGTAAGACTTTATAAAAATATTTCTATTAATAATATAGATATAGGTAATCAAACAGCTGAAGAAGCCATCACTGTTGTTAACGAGTATTATCTAAACCCTATTTTAGATAAGCAATTAATCTTAACATTAGGTGATACTCGTCTTCAGCTTTCTTTAGGCGATTTATTAATTGATACAAACTTGACGGCCATTATTCAGGAAGCCTTACACTATCCTAATCAGTTATCTTTTTTAGATAAAACAGCTTTATTAGAAGGAGAGGCCCCTAAAAACTTTGAAATCTCATTAAATTTTGATGAGCAAAAATTACAAACAGCTGCAATTAATTTGATTACTAGTCAAACTGTTGATTCTAAAGATGCAGCTATTCACATTACACCAAGCGGTGATATTAAGCTAACACCTCATGTTGCAACCATTTCTTTTGATAAGACTGCGCTTTTAGAAAAACTTCATCACTATCTAATGGACTATAAACAGTTGGCTGACATAACAACTATCGATATGAATTCTTTTATTTCAACAAGCAATCCTGATATTACTACGGAAGTACTAAAAACTGTTGATACTCTTGTCACCTCTTATCACACGCGTTTTACTCCAGGTACAGGTAACGCTACCAACATTATTGTTTGTGCTGCTACCATTAATAATACCCTACTGATGCCTGGCGAAACCTTTAGTTTTAATGGTATAGTAGGTAATACAACGCTAGATAAAGGCTATACCTATGCACCTGTTATTGCCAACTATCAAATGGTACAGGGGGTTGGAGGCGGTGTATGCCAAGTTTCTTCTACCCTATATAATGCCATCTTGCAAATTGGCTTACTTCCTACAGAAAGACTGCCTCATTCTAGGCCTTCTTCTTATGTACCTATGGGACTAGATGCTACAATCAATTGGGATTCTATTGATTTTAAGTTTACTAATACCTTAGAATATCCTCTTTATATCGTAGCTTATACAAAAGATAATGAGCTTTGTATTGATTTATATTCTAATCACAGTTTATTAGATACAACTTATGTCCTTAAAAGTGAAGTTTACAAAGTTATTCCTTCACCTGTTCGTTATAAAAAAGATAGTTCGCTACCTAAAGGAACACGTTCATTAGTTTCTTCTGGCTATAAAGGCTATAAAGTTAAAACTATTAGAGAAACCTATAATAAAGAACAGTTAACAGAATCTCTTATTATTTCTTGGGATACTTATGCAGCTGCACCTACGATATATAAAACAGGTAATTAA
- a CDS encoding cation:dicarboxylate symporter family transporter has translation MEKLEMEQSTFLTQFLLLSNPLTVAFIGVLIILFFGIRQMEKRKIKFSIRMIISTIIGLVLGLIIQWVAGFPEIPKDIVWLSEVSSWYGLVGNGFMDLLKMLVVPLVFLSIVRVIMNMQGEGIGKLTAKTIGMLLGTTVIAAIIGVIVGQIFGLGSGDIVVIQDAEIREMSSIVETFRGLLPANPVKAMAEANIVAVVIFAAFIGIAIRRMSKKHGEVIEPFVKWIEAFYKIILSVAMTIIKFMPYAVIALLANTITARGVAALSSVLHFIVAIYLSLAIMFVIHLGIALVNGLNPIQYTKNVLEPLVLAFTSRSSLGTLPVTIEALHKNVGVDEGVASFVGSLGSNMGMNGCAGIYPALMTVMLANMTGTPMDFSFYVMLVIIITISSLGIAGLPGSATIAVSVVISGMGMGAYFPLVGGVIAVDPIIDMGRTMVNVSGTLISATTVAKTEGKLNKEIFGKNE, from the coding sequence ATGGAGAAACTAGAAATGGAACAAAGTACTTTTTTGACACAGTTTTTATTGTTAAGTAATCCACTAACAGTGGCATTTATTGGTGTATTAATCATTTTATTTTTTGGTATTAGACAAATGGAAAAAAGAAAAATTAAGTTTTCTATTCGCATGATTATAAGTACAATAATTGGGCTTGTACTTGGACTTATTATTCAATGGGTAGCTGGATTTCCAGAGATACCAAAAGATATTGTGTGGTTAAGTGAAGTATCTAGCTGGTATGGGCTAGTAGGGAATGGTTTTATGGATCTTTTAAAGATGCTTGTCGTACCACTGGTATTTTTATCTATTGTGAGAGTTATTATGAATATGCAAGGAGAAGGTATTGGGAAGCTCACTGCCAAGACTATAGGAATGCTTTTAGGAACCACTGTTATTGCAGCTATTATTGGTGTTATTGTAGGACAAATCTTTGGATTAGGTTCAGGAGATATTGTGGTTATCCAAGACGCAGAAATACGTGAAATGTCATCTATTGTAGAAACTTTTAGAGGACTTCTTCCGGCTAATCCTGTTAAAGCCATGGCAGAAGCTAATATTGTTGCAGTCGTTATCTTTGCAGCTTTTATTGGTATCGCTATTAGAAGGATGAGCAAAAAGCATGGGGAAGTGATAGAGCCATTTGTAAAATGGATAGAGGCCTTTTACAAGATTATTTTAAGTGTAGCTATGACGATTATTAAATTTATGCCTTATGCAGTTATTGCACTTTTAGCTAATACAATTACTGCAAGAGGTGTAGCAGCCCTAAGCTCAGTACTTCACTTTATAGTAGCTATTTATTTAAGTTTAGCCATTATGTTTGTGATTCATTTAGGAATAGCTCTAGTGAATGGTCTTAATCCTATTCAATATACAAAGAATGTATTAGAGCCGCTAGTACTTGCTTTTACATCACGCTCTAGTTTAGGGACTTTACCTGTAACGATTGAAGCACTTCATAAGAATGTGGGAGTGGATGAAGGAGTGGCTAGCTTTGTAGGAAGTCTTGGCTCCAATATGGGTATGAATGGCTGTGCTGGTATTTATCCGGCTTTAATGACAGTGATGTTAGCCAATATGACAGGTACACCAATGGACTTTAGTTTTTATGTGATGTTAGTCATTATTATCACTATTAGTTCCCTAGGTATAGCTGGTCTACCAGGAAGTGCTACTATTGCGGTATCTGTGGTTATATCAGGAATGGGAATGGGTGCGTATTTCCCACTAGTAGGTGGGGTTATTGCTGTTGACCCTATCATTGATATGGGACGTACTATGGTTAATGTAAGTGGGACACTTATTAGTGCTACTACAGTGGCAAAAACAGAAGGTAAATTAAACAAAGAGATATTCGGTAAGAATGAATAA
- the yaaA gene encoding peroxide stress protein YaaA translates to MYIIISPAKTFKIPENTSYKPYVPLTFHEATRTLVKQLSQYTVEDLKQLMKMSEALAEVNEARYKAFFNPSQDSYEAIYAFYGEVYKALQVESLDHEAISFMQNHMGILSGLYGLIKPLDRIQAYRLEMGTILSVGEKKNLYEFWKDDLTKYVLAQLERQKEKGFLVNLASEEYSKVLDLKAISKQYPVIQMSFKEASGENYRVVGMYAKKARGQMLRFICENKIEEVEELKRFSESGYSWNKSLSTEKHLVFTRNK, encoded by the coding sequence ATGTATATTATTATTTCACCAGCAAAAACATTTAAAATACCTGAGAATACATCTTATAAGCCTTATGTACCACTCACTTTTCACGAGGCCACTAGAACTTTAGTAAAGCAGCTTTCACAATATACCGTAGAGGACTTAAAGCAGCTCATGAAAATGTCAGAGGCTTTAGCAGAAGTAAATGAAGCCAGATATAAAGCATTTTTTAATCCAAGCCAAGACAGCTATGAAGCTATCTATGCTTTTTATGGTGAGGTTTATAAAGCCCTCCAAGTAGAAAGCTTAGATCATGAAGCTATAAGCTTTATGCAAAATCATATGGGCATTTTATCGGGTTTGTATGGTTTAATTAAGCCTTTAGATAGGATACAAGCCTATCGACTAGAAATGGGGACAATACTTTCAGTAGGAGAGAAGAAGAATTTATATGAGTTTTGGAAAGACGATTTAACAAAATATGTCTTAGCTCAGCTGGAAAGACAAAAAGAAAAAGGCTTTTTGGTCAATTTAGCTTCAGAAGAATATAGTAAAGTATTAGACTTAAAAGCAATTAGTAAACAATATCCAGTTATTCAAATGAGCTTTAAAGAAGCTAGTGGAGAAAATTATAGAGTAGTAGGTATGTATGCTAAAAAAGCTAGAGGTCAAATGTTACGCTTTATTTGTGAAAATAAAATAGAAGAAGTAGAGGAGTTAAAGCGGTTTTCAGAATCTGGATATAGCTGGAATAAATCACTATCTACAGAGAAACATTTAGTATTTACAAGAAATAAATAA